From Humibacter ginsenosidimutans, a single genomic window includes:
- the recR gene encoding recombination mediator RecR — protein MYEGVVQDLIDELGRLPGVGPKSAQRIAFYILQTESYDPTRLAEVLTTVRDKVRFCEICGNVSEQPTCSICRDPRRDQSLICVVEEAKDVVAIERTREFRGLYHVLGGAISPIQGIGPDQLRIRQLMTRLSDATVREIIIATNPNVEGEATAAYLSRMLQAMELRVTRLASGLPVGGDLEYADEVTLGRAFEGRRLVG, from the coding sequence ATGTATGAAGGTGTCGTCCAAGACCTGATCGACGAGCTCGGCCGCCTGCCCGGCGTCGGTCCGAAGTCGGCGCAGCGCATCGCGTTCTACATTCTGCAGACCGAGAGCTACGACCCGACCCGGCTGGCCGAGGTGCTCACCACGGTGCGGGACAAGGTGCGGTTCTGCGAGATCTGCGGCAACGTCAGCGAGCAGCCGACCTGCTCGATCTGCCGCGACCCGCGCCGCGACCAGAGCCTGATCTGCGTGGTCGAAGAGGCGAAAGACGTCGTCGCGATCGAACGCACGCGGGAGTTCCGTGGGCTCTACCACGTGCTCGGCGGCGCGATCAGTCCCATCCAGGGCATTGGCCCCGACCAGCTGCGCATCCGCCAGCTCATGACACGGCTCTCGGATGCCACGGTGCGCGAGATCATCATCGCCACGAACCCCAACGTCGAGGGCGAGGCCACCGCCGCCTACCTCAGCAGGATGCTCCAGGCCATGGAGCTGCGCGTCACCCGCCTGGCGTCCGGGCTGCCGGTCGGCGGCGATCTGGAGTACGCGGACGAGGTGACGCTGGGGCGGGCGTTCGAGGGACGCAGGCTCGTCGGCTGA